GGATGTTGATGTTGTTTCCCTTGATCTCATTCAAATAGAACATGCTTTTAACATTCGACCAGGAAAACAAATTGGGATGTACAATTTGGTTGGAATCTCCGCATAAGATAAATTGCGTGGGCTTTTTAAGCGCCTGAAGGATAAGGTATAACTGGATATTGGTGAAGTCCTGTACTTCGTCAACCACGATAAAATCATACCGGGGCTTACACAATGGCAACCATTGATGGGATATGATGTTGATGTCGTAGTATCCGTTTTCTTTCAGAAACTGCAGGTATTTTTTAAACAATTCATAAGCTTGCTTGCGCTCCTCTTCAATAAAAATGGACTGTTTTACCCCCAGATTCAGGTATTCCTCTTCGCTCATGTAAGGTTTGTCAATGTTATATCCGGTGATAACGCCTTTGAACTCTTCATATAATTTTTGCGCATTGCGGATGGATGTTTTCTTCCGGTGGCGGTTGAACCAGGAGTTAAAAACCCGGAAATCGGCTTCTTTTCCCTCAATGATGTGTAAGGTTTCAAGGAACTCCCTATAGGAGAGAAAATCTATATTGAGCTTATCATTGTCATAATTATTTGCATAAAAAAGGTTCGCCGAGTTTTCTGTCAGATAGGAAGAAAGGGTGGTATACAGGACGGAGCCCTTTAGGGTTTTCATCTTTTCCAGGGTAAGGGCGGTTTTGCCGCTCCCGGCAGGACCGATCACTATAAACGGAGTAGGTAAGCTGAACAGGTAATTCTGATCCCGGTCAAATGACATGATTTTATCCAATACATGAAAATAAGACGTTTCCGGGTTTACGTAGGTCAGAGAATTGATGTCATGGTTTTTAATATCATCCGAACCTTCCAGCGTTTCAAAACGGGATTCATCTATATCAGCGCCCTTTAAAAATCTTGATTTGTGATATTCATGATTGAATATGATCTCCAGGAGCAAGATGTAGTATTTGTTGTTGTAATGACCCAGTGTAAAAAGAAGCCGGTTCCTGTAATCAAGTTTGGCCCGGTAATAGCCGTTTCCGTGCACCTTCTTTACCTCGGCAGCGGAAAAATTTTCGTTTTGCAGGTAATCGACCGTTTTGGCAAATTGTTTTTTAACCGGATTGTAGTTGATGTCTTTATGATATAAAACCTCCATAATGCTGCCTGTTTTTTCTTACAATTTTAAAAAGATTACCCCGAATGG
This Bacteroidales bacterium DNA region includes the following protein-coding sequences:
- a CDS encoding AAA family ATPase; its protein translation is MEVLYHKDINYNPVKKQFAKTVDYLQNENFSAAEVKKVHGNGYYRAKLDYRNRLLFTLGHYNNKYYILLLEIIFNHEYHKSRFLKGADIDESRFETLEGSDDIKNHDINSLTYVNPETSYFHVLDKIMSFDRDQNYLFSLPTPFIVIGPAGSGKTALTLEKMKTLKGSVLYTTLSSYLTENSANLFYANNYDNDKLNIDFLSYREFLETLHIIEGKEADFRVFNSWFNRHRKKTSIRNAQKLYEEFKGVITGYNIDKPYMSEEEYLNLGVKQSIFIEEERKQAYELFKKYLQFLKENGYYDINIISHQWLPLCKPRYDFIVVDEVQDFTNIQLYLILQALKKPTQFILCGDSNQIVHPNLFSWSNVKSMFYLNEIKGNNINI